The Spirochaetota bacterium DNA window AAAGTTTACTTCTATAAAATATAATTTATTGTTTTTTCCTCTAATTATAAAATCTATACTTCTTTCAGATTCTTCAATTTCTATGTCAATACCCCATTTATTCTTAATTTTATGTTTTGTACCTTGTTTTATATAATCATAGCCCATTGTATTACATAAATCTGTAATATGCATTTCAACAATGTTCTCCATTATTGTCCCACCTCTATTTTTCCTGGCATTGGTATCCATCCCTACTTCAATACCAAGTGCGTAATCCACTAAGCTTTTTATTTTTCTTTCTGTTAACATTTCACCTAATCCTGAATTGACTACAAAATGTGATAAATGTTCGATATCTTTATTTGTAAGTTCTGTTTTATAAAAATTATATCTTTCATATATAAAATTTCGTGAATCTATTAGAACTTCAATCCTGTTTTCTCGAATAGCCAGTAATATTGGTATGGCTTTTAAAACATTTGGATATTGCTGTACTAATTCTATAAATTTTTCTTGTATATCAACTTTGCCAATCAAGCTATTTAAGAGATTCAATTCTTTTTCTATTGGTTCGATATTTTTTAAAATTCTATTCCAATTTACATAATAATCCCATGTTTTTAAAGTTTGTTTTAATGTATTTATAAAAATATTGAATAAACTATCGTTTACCATTTCATTTAGCTACTCGGTATTTTATATTTAATAGATTACTGCTGATATTTTCAATTTCATCTTTTAAACGTGGGATAGCAATTTTATCAAGGTATTTTTTTTCATTTTCTATACCAATAAATTTTCTTCTATGCCTAATTGCTAAAACGCCAGTTGTTGCGCTTCCACAAAACGGATCTAATATCAAATCATTTTCATCAGAAGTTGATAAAATAATTCTTTCTAATAAAGCCTCAGGCTTTTGAGTTGGGTGCTTACCATGTCTTTTTTCAAAATTTTTTGGTGTTGTTATGGCCCATACACTTCTCATTTGTTTCCCTGGGTTCTTTAATACATCATCCCATTTCCCTTCTTTAACAATATCGTAGTTAAAGGTATGTTTTGCTTTTTTATCTTTTTTTGCCCATATTAAAGTTTCGTGACTTGCAGTAAACATTCTGCAAGATAGATTTGGGGATGCATTAGGTTTGAACCAGCAAATGTCATTAATTATATGCCATTTTTGCGAAAGTAAAGCATACCCACATGCATATATAGAATGGTATGTACCTGAAATCCATAATGTACCTGTTTTTTTAAGTATTCTTTTACATTCATTTATCCAGTTAAAATGGAATTTATAGTCTTCTTCTATACCTTTGCTTTTGTCCCACTCTCCTTTATTAACACTAACACGTTTTCCTGCATGACATGTAAATCCATCATTTGATAAATTATATGGGGGGTCCGCAAATATCATATCTATTGTTTCATCGGGGATTTTTTTCATTATTTCAATAGCATCACCTAAATATAGCTTCACTTGATCCTTATAGGCAAAATATGCTTTGATTTCCATTGTATCTCCAGAATATTATTATTAATAAAACTTCACATTTCTATTGTACATTAATAAATTTGTCAAGTCTATATAAAATATGTTATTTTTTGGCGATGTGTTGTACTGAAATCAGTATATCATTCTTTTTTTCTTGACGAATTGCACATATTTCAAAGAATTCGCAAAGTTAATGACTGGTAATTAAAATATGAAATTTAAATTAATCATTTTTCTTGTAGGGTGTGGTGCAATTGCTTTTTCATATTTCTATGCTCCTGAAGTATACAGGTGCTATCTTACCATATACTATCAAAAAATTTTAAAAGAAAACCAAACATCATTTGTAAAAAAAATTGAACAAGCATATAAAAATAAAGATTATGCTGCAGTACAAAAGTATTGTGAGCATGGTTCTATACTGTACCCTGCAAATAAAGTAATTAAAAAATACACTGGATTATATCTTTTATCACAGGGTGATGTAAAAGGAGCATTTATGCTCATTGCTCTGGATGATATACCCAATGATATACCACACTTAGAAAAGATTGTGACAACACTTGATGCAAACAGTTCATATAAAGAAGTTATTATGGTAGTAGGTAAAAAAGGGGCGCGTACTCCTTTATTGCAGTATTACTATGGAAAAGCGCTTTTTAACATGGGTAATTACAACAAGTCTTTAGCGACTTGTAGACAAGCGTACAATTTAGGAATACATGAATCTGACTACTTAATTGGTGCAAACTATCACTATATGAAGGATTACAAAAATGCTCTGGTGTGGTACCATAAAGCTTTAAACAGGGAGCCATCCAACCAGGAATATATCAAGGCAATTGCCTCACTGTATACACAGATGGGTGATTATACAAAAGCCACACAGTATATCATGCGTTTGCAACGATAATTGGCGGAGGATATTATGAAGCATGAGTTAGACTATTTTTTTCATCCTGATGGGGTAGCGGTACTTGGTGCCAGTGAAAATCAACGGACAGGTGGTTTCCATATATTGCGAAATGTCCTTGGTGGATATACAGGGAAAGTGTATCCAATTAATCCAAAATACTCAGAGTTACTTGGAGTCAAATGTTATCCCGATATTCAGTCAATACCAGAATCATTTGAGGCTCTTATATATTTTATTCCCGCGCGGTTTATTCTGGATACTATTAAAGAAGCTGCAAAAAAAGGGGTCAGAGCCATCATTATAGAATCCGCTGGCTTTGCGGAGGTAGGCAGTCAGGGGCAAAAGTTACAGGAAGAAGCGGTGGCACTGGCAAACAGCCTTGGTATACGGTTGTGGGGGCCAAACTGCATGGGATATTTAGATGGGCATTCCCGTAATGTGTTTTCGTTTATGTATACTGATAAATGGAAAACATTGATGCAACCTGGCGATGTGGCGCTCATTGTGCAAAGTGGAATGCTATCAGCAGGCTTTTTAATGTCGGTTCTGGAGCGTGATGCAATTGGTATAAGCAAAGTGTGCTCCATTGGAAATAAGTGTGATGTCAATGAAATTGACCTTCTGGATTATTTAAGTGGCGATAGTCAAACGGGAGTAATTGGTTGCTATTTAGAATCAATCGTTGATGGAAAAAAATTTTTGCAGATTGTTAAAAATACACAAAAACCGATAGTTGTTTTAAAATCGGGGCGAAGTGAGCATGGAAAAAAGGCTGCAATGAGTCACACTGCAAGCCTGGCAGGAAATACGCTGGTACAAGCAGGGGCGTTTAAGCAGGCAGGTGTAGTGCAAGTAATAGATCTGTATGAGCTAATTGATATTGTAAAAGCATTTTCTTTTATTAAGAGCTATCGCCCTGTACATGGTGTTGCGCTTATGACGTTTTCTGGTGGTGCAGCTATTGTGACAACTGATTTAATGGCTGATTATGGTATACCGCTGGCACAAATAGCCGATGACACACTTAAGTCAGTGCAGAAATTGTACCCTTCATGGATGCAAGCATCGCACCCGCTTGATCTGTGGCCTGCGGTGGAACAGAATGGCCTTGATACTGTGTATAGAGCAACTGTAGAAGCGTTGATGAACGATAACAACGTTGATGCAGTTCTTGTTGAATGTTTTGCAAGCCGCTATTATGACCCTGCATTTTTTAAAGATATTGGTCAGATGATGCGCACATATAAAAAACCTGTAATAGTATGGCTTGTAGGTGAGAGGGAGATAGTTGAAAATTATAAAACCCATGCAGAGCGCTCTGGCATACCGGTATTTGGTGAGATAGGCAGATGCATACAGGTTATACAGGCATTACGGTTTCATTTCAGCAAACGTGGAAAGATGTAACAAAAAATCCCGGATTGCTCCGGGATTTTTTATTAACAAGGAGTAAAAATTTAAGGCACTTCAACATAATACCCACCGCTAATCACAAGTGGATCAACCTGACCATAGTATGAGGTTGATGTTGTCTGCACACCCACATTGCGGCCTGATGGGTTTGTATATGATGATAAGAGTAAATGATCTGGTGCATTAGCAGTAGCAGTTACCTGGTTGATATAGTTTCGCCAGTATGCTGATGTATCAGTTGACCTGTCCCAACCAAAGGTGTTCACAATCTGGTTGGCTATTTTTTCATCGGCTCCAGTGCCAAACAACCCTTCTATGTCAATGATAAATGCACCAAATCCGCCTGCTTCATCGCGTACCATATTTTTTACTGAGGTGTATAGTGAGTTAGCGCATTGCGTAACAAGTGCAGGTGGGATAGTAGCTACAGCCATGGTCTTGCCTGCAAAATGGTTAGCATACCAGCATGTACCCGAGCAATGATTGCCACGTCCAGTAATGTAGTAATTGGCGTAATCAAGCTGATACATATTGACGTATGCGTTTACACGATAATATGCTTTGAGATAGTTGAAAACATCTGCAGCGGCATTGAGGTATTGACGATAAAGAGCTTCATTAGCAGCAGCGGGTTTGAGTATAGCTCCACCTGCCGCATGGAAGTTGAGAGTGGTGTTGTACGCAGTGTCAATATTCTCGGTAAGAATACCAGGAAGACCATTGCTTAATCTGGTTGGATCAAGGCGTTTGGGAGTAGTCTTAATAAACCAGATGTAGTTGTATTCAACAGGAACCTGGCTTACATACATGGTGTTGTGGCGGATATTATAGCCATTATCAACAACCATGCCACTGTGACTCCAGTAACACCCTAATATTGCAAGTAAATCCATGATAAATCCAGGGCTTGTAGAAAGAACAATATCTCCTTTCTGTCCATTAATACTCATGGGTACGTATACCCATGCTGCAAAAACGGTTGTGCTGGCAAATACCATAACCAGCACAAAACAAAGTTTTGTTACTAATTTCATAAAACCCCCATAGTATATCGTAAATTTATGCACTATATGATTGGCAATGTGAGCTTTGGAAAAACGAGTGATTATTCACTCATAATGCTAATATTTGGTGCATTATATAATACTCTGTAAAAATGTCAAGTAATAAATACCTTATAGTCGGTATTTTTTTATGGAGATAATGAGGGTCAGAGCATAGAAAAGTAGGAAAAATTATAATTACATAATTATTAGTAGCGTGGCATAATTTTTCACCCACAAATAAAAAAAGGTTGAATCCTGAAATCGTATACCGTTACGATATACTGATATAAGCAACTTTGTTGTGAATATCTCATTTTTATAAACTAGTTAAACTAAATGCTGTAACAGGATTACTATGGTGTGGGGGCTATGAATGAATGGTATCAAGTTGATTTCACCTATCTTATTTGGCTTTATATTTTTTTTATCTTCGTGTGCCACACTTGGTACACAAGATGCAAAACTAGTAGATCAGCTTAAAGCAGAAAACAGGGTATGCTCGCAGAATTTAAATCTTTTTATGCGTGAAAATGATGTCCTTAAAGCTGAAAATACAAAATATAAGCGGGAGAATGCTGATCTTAAGTCAAAAAATAATATATTACAATCGGATTTAAATGCATTGCAAACAAAGTACAAAAACGACATTGCTCTTCTTAATGAACGGTATACTGCCTTAGAGCAAAAGTATAATATATTTGTTAAGCAAAGCGATAGCAGAATACAAGAACTGGATCAGCGTAACAAGGAACTTGAAAAGAACATGGCAGCTGAAATAGCTCGCTTAAATGAAGTCATTCGCAAGCAGGAAGTTGATTTTATCAAAGAAAAAGAAAACATTATTAATCAGAATATAAAAAAAGAAATGGAGTACCAGGCAACTATTGATGGTTTGCAGAAGCAAGCGGCTGCGTTGACTTCTGAGAAGGAACAGTTAAAAAGCAAATTGGCCGAAGCGGAGGTGCAAATTCAGAAATTGCAGAAGGAACTTGAAGAAATGAAAAAAATTGTTGAATCTGATAGTAAAAAAGCTGAGTTGCAGTCAGCAGAAATCAAAAAAGAAGAATTAAAAAAAGAAGAATTAAAAAAAGAAGAAAGCAAATAAACAATGCATCTACGCTACTATATTATATATTGCCTGTGTATTGTAATGGCATTACTCAATGGGGCTTTTGCATACGATACAATGACGATTCTTGCAACCAGCAATTTACGAGGTAATTTTTCACTGGATACAGATGATGCTTTTGACCCACTTTTGACTGTTGCTCGTGGAATAATGGCAGAAAGAGCAACAAAATACATTGATTGCTATGTTGACTTAGGCAATGCATTTTCACCAGGGGTACTTTCAAAATACAGCTATGGCGCAGTGATGCTTGATTTTTTTGAATTTGTACAGTGTGATGCCGCACTCATTGGTTCACGGGATATTGCGGTTGGATTGCGCAATCTTGAACTTGCATCCAGGACAAGGCCAACACAACTTCTTTCAATCAACATCACAGTGGATAATAAGC harbors:
- a CDS encoding type II restriction endonuclease — protein: MVNDSLFNIFINTLKQTLKTWDYYVNWNRILKNIEPIEKELNLLNSLIGKVDIQEKFIELVQQYPNVLKAIPILLAIRENRIEVLIDSRNFIYERYNFYKTELTNKDIEHLSHFVVNSGLGEMLTERKIKSLVDYALGIEVGMDTNARKNRGGTIMENIVEMHITDLCNTMGYDYIKQGTKHKIKNKWGIDIEIEESERSIDFIIRGKNNKLYFIEVNFYGGGGSKLKATAGEYRKMAEYWKKQGFEFIWITDGKGWKTTIKPLKEYYDDGNYLLNITMLANGYLKDIID
- a CDS encoding DNA methyltransferase, which translates into the protein MEIKAYFAYKDQVKLYLGDAIEIMKKIPDETIDMIFADPPYNLSNDGFTCHAGKRVSVNKGEWDKSKGIEEDYKFHFNWINECKRILKKTGTLWISGTYHSIYACGYALLSQKWHIINDICWFKPNASPNLSCRMFTASHETLIWAKKDKKAKHTFNYDIVKEGKWDDVLKNPGKQMRSVWAITTPKNFEKRHGKHPTQKPEALLERIILSTSDENDLILDPFCGSATTGVLAIRHRRKFIGIENEKKYLDKIAIPRLKDEIENISSNLLNIKYRVAK
- a CDS encoding CoA-binding protein encodes the protein MKHELDYFFHPDGVAVLGASENQRTGGFHILRNVLGGYTGKVYPINPKYSELLGVKCYPDIQSIPESFEALIYFIPARFILDTIKEAAKKGVRAIIIESAGFAEVGSQGQKLQEEAVALANSLGIRLWGPNCMGYLDGHSRNVFSFMYTDKWKTLMQPGDVALIVQSGMLSAGFLMSVLERDAIGISKVCSIGNKCDVNEIDLLDYLSGDSQTGVIGCYLESIVDGKKFLQIVKNTQKPIVVLKSGRSEHGKKAAMSHTASLAGNTLVQAGAFKQAGVVQVIDLYELIDIVKAFSFIKSYRPVHGVALMTFSGGAAIVTTDLMADYGIPLAQIADDTLKSVQKLYPSWMQASHPLDLWPAVEQNGLDTVYRATVEALMNDNNVDAVLVECFASRYYDPAFFKDIGQMMRTYKKPVIVWLVGEREIVENYKTHAERSGIPVFGEIGRCIQVIQALRFHFSKRGKM